In a genomic window of Chrysemys picta bellii isolate R12L10 chromosome 1, ASM1138683v2, whole genome shotgun sequence:
- the LOC101936461 gene encoding uncharacterized protein LOC101936461, producing the protein MSRWQPVSSGVPQGSVLGPVLFNIFINDLDDRMDCTLSKFTDDTKLGEEVDTLEGRDRIQRDLDKLEDWAKRNLMRFNNDKCRVLHLGWKNPMHCYRLGTNWLSGSSAEKDLGITVDEKLELSQQCALVAKKANGILGCISRSIASRTSDYSLLFGNGAATSGILGPVLGPHYRKDVDKLERVQQRATKIIRRLWDMTYEERLRELGLFSLLKRRVTWDLIAAFNYLNAGFKEDGARLFLVVADDRTRNNGLMLQWGRSRLDIRKNYFTRKVVKHWNGLPGEVVESPSLEVFMAGLDIVLAGMI; encoded by the coding sequence atgtctcgttggcagccggtatcaagtggagtgccccagggatcggtcctggggccggttttgttcaacatcttcattaatgatctggatgataggatggattgcaccctcagcaagtttacagatgacactaagctgggggaagaggtagatacgctggagggtagagataggatccagagagacctagacaaattggaggattgggccaaaagaaatctgatgaggttcaataatgacaagtgcagagtcctgcacttaggatggaagaatcccatgcactgctacaggctggggaccaactggctaagcggcagttctgcagaaaaggacctggggattacagtggacgagaaactggaactgagtcaacagtgtgcccttgttgccaagaaggctaacggcatattgggctgcattagtaggagcattgccagcagaacgagtgattattcccttctgtTCGGCAATGGTgcggccacatctggaatattgggtcctgttttgggcccccactacagaaaggatgtggacaaattggagagagtccagcaaagggcaacgaaaattattaggcgCCTGTGggacatgacttacgaggagaggctgagagaactgggcttatttagtctgctgaagagaagagtgacgtgggatttgatagcagccttcaactacctgaacgcgggtttcaaagaggatggagctaggctgttcttagtggtggcagatgacagaacaaggaacaatggtctgatgttgcagtgggggaggtctaggttggatattaggaaaaactatttcactaggaaggtggtgaagcactggaatgggttacctggggaggtggtggaatctccatccttagaggtttttatggccGGGCTTGACatagtcctggctgggatgatttag